One genomic region from Streptomyces sp. NBC_01431 encodes:
- a CDS encoding N,N-dimethylformamidase beta subunit family domain-containing protein, whose amino-acid sequence MDRAAFSRRAFLGAAGAVAAAGAAGCSSGEGPGKDGPSEGGASKPPAKENDRPGDAGWRLKGRGAEHEVEGYADRTSVAPGEAFRLHVHTTAKTFRAEAFRMGWYAGALARKVWESGPVKGVRQPAAKVEPGTYTVTADWPASTEVPTKDWPEGSYLVRLTADSGGQRYVPVTVRSATTKGRVVIVNAVATWQAYNEWGGYSLYNGPTGDDADRSRAVSCDRPYHRDGDGLFLTYEQPVVALAEKMGLAPAYVTTMDIERDARLLDGATAVLSLGHDEYWTQSMRERVTAVRDRGTNIAFLGANACFRRIRLEKTGLGDHRLIVCYKNDWAKDPGRREGEPPTTNFREPPHAQPENSLTGTLYESNPTTADYVVTSPGHWLFEGTGVKHGSAFPGLVGTEYDRANGEESTPRPIEVVSHSPLTCRGVHSYANSAYYTVSSGAGVFNTGTMRWVQSTIGDGGHGIDATTAKFTSRVTENLLRIFAAGPAGRSHPAKDNLDTFHPYAGDPTWAKRNLW is encoded by the coding sequence ATGGACCGCGCGGCCTTCAGTCGCAGGGCCTTCCTCGGCGCGGCGGGAGCCGTCGCCGCCGCGGGGGCGGCGGGGTGCTCGTCCGGCGAGGGCCCCGGCAAGGACGGGCCCTCGGAAGGCGGCGCCTCGAAGCCGCCCGCGAAGGAGAACGACCGGCCCGGTGACGCCGGCTGGCGGCTGAAGGGGCGCGGCGCCGAGCACGAGGTCGAGGGGTACGCGGACCGTACGAGCGTCGCGCCCGGCGAAGCGTTCCGGCTGCATGTGCACACCACCGCGAAGACCTTCCGCGCCGAGGCGTTCCGGATGGGCTGGTACGCAGGTGCGCTGGCCCGCAAGGTGTGGGAGTCGGGCCCCGTCAAGGGCGTCCGCCAGCCCGCCGCCAAGGTGGAGCCGGGGACGTACACGGTGACCGCCGACTGGCCGGCGAGCACCGAGGTCCCCACCAAGGACTGGCCCGAGGGCTCCTACCTCGTCCGGCTCACCGCCGACAGCGGCGGCCAGCGCTACGTCCCGGTCACCGTCAGGTCGGCCACCACCAAGGGCCGGGTGGTGATCGTCAACGCGGTCGCGACCTGGCAGGCGTACAACGAATGGGGCGGCTACAGCCTCTACAACGGGCCGACCGGCGACGACGCGGACCGCTCGCGCGCGGTGAGCTGCGACCGCCCCTACCATCGCGACGGCGACGGCCTGTTCCTCACCTACGAGCAGCCCGTCGTGGCGCTCGCCGAGAAGATGGGCCTGGCGCCCGCCTACGTCACCACCATGGACATCGAGCGCGACGCGCGACTCCTGGACGGCGCGACTGCCGTGCTGTCGCTCGGACATGACGAGTACTGGACGCAGTCCATGCGCGAGCGGGTCACCGCGGTCCGCGACCGGGGAACCAACATCGCCTTCCTCGGCGCGAACGCCTGCTTCCGCCGCATCCGCCTGGAGAAGACCGGCCTCGGCGACCACCGGCTGATCGTCTGCTACAAGAACGACTGGGCCAAGGACCCCGGCCGCCGCGAGGGCGAGCCGCCGACCACCAACTTCCGCGAGCCCCCGCACGCCCAGCCGGAGAACTCCCTGACCGGCACGTTGTACGAGTCCAACCCGACCACCGCCGACTATGTGGTCACCTCGCCCGGCCACTGGCTGTTCGAGGGCACCGGCGTCAAGCACGGCTCGGCGTTCCCGGGTCTGGTCGGCACGGAATACGACCGCGCCAACGGCGAGGAGAGCACACCCCGGCCGATCGAGGTCGTCTCGCATTCGCCGCTGACCTGCCGCGGGGTCCACTCGTACGCCAACTCGGCTTACTACACGGTGAGTTCGGGTGCCGGCGTCTTCAACACGGGCACCATGCGCTGGGTCCAGTCGACCATCGGGGACGGCGGCCACGGCATCGACGCCACGACCGCGAAGTTCACCTCGCGGGTCACGGAGAACCTGCTGCGGATCTTCGCGGCGGGTCCCGCGGGACGCAGCCACCCGGCCAAGGACAACCTGGACACCTTCCATCCGTACGCGGGTGACCCGACCTGGGCGAAGCGGAACCTCTGGTAG
- a CDS encoding MarR family winged helix-turn-helix transcriptional regulator, with protein sequence MTMPAEERLGLDIKRAEQELIAAKSAAVKAAGLTVPQYAALFALSGAPGISAAALARACLVTPQAMNVVLKNLEERGLVERSPHPWHRNVLETRLTDPGRAALAAADERAVAIERRIAREFTDGERELLRSLLGRAVAAIRDCGTS encoded by the coding sequence ATGACCATGCCCGCCGAGGAGCGCCTCGGCCTCGACATCAAGCGCGCCGAGCAGGAGCTGATCGCGGCCAAGAGCGCGGCCGTCAAGGCGGCCGGCCTCACCGTGCCGCAGTACGCCGCGCTCTTCGCGCTGTCCGGTGCGCCGGGGATCTCGGCGGCCGCGCTGGCCCGCGCCTGTCTGGTCACCCCGCAGGCCATGAACGTCGTACTGAAGAACCTGGAGGAGCGCGGCCTGGTCGAGCGCAGCCCGCACCCCTGGCACCGCAACGTCCTGGAGACCCGCCTCACCGACCCGGGACGCGCGGCGCTGGCCGCCGCTGACGAGCGGGCGGTCGCCATCGAGCGGCGGATCGCACGCGAATTCACCGACGGGGAACGGGAGTTGCTGCGTTCACTGCTCGGCCGGGCCGTCGCCGCGATCAGGGACTGCGGGACCTCTTGA
- a CDS encoding SDR family NAD(P)-dependent oxidoreductase, producing the protein MSEARVALVTGSSSGIGAATARRLAESGVRVVINSRSREAGEKLAAELPGAVHIQADISVDGEAERLVGAVIEACGRLDILVNSAGTTRFIPHDDLAAASPEVWRDIFDVNVLGVWQTITAAAPHLKASGAGAVVNVSSQAGIRPNGSSIPYAVSKAAVNHLTRLLAKTLGPEIRVNAVAPGFIETPWYEGVEGFAETKRHVERAVPLKRTGTAEDVAEEIVHLLNASYITGDVVFVDGGGNLV; encoded by the coding sequence ATGAGCGAAGCACGGGTCGCCCTGGTGACCGGGTCCTCGTCGGGCATCGGCGCCGCGACCGCCCGCCGACTGGCCGAGTCCGGCGTCCGGGTCGTGATCAACTCGCGGTCGCGGGAAGCGGGCGAGAAGCTGGCCGCCGAACTGCCCGGCGCCGTTCACATCCAGGCGGACATCTCGGTGGACGGTGAGGCCGAACGGCTGGTGGGCGCCGTCATCGAGGCCTGCGGACGGCTCGACATCCTGGTCAACAGCGCCGGCACCACCCGGTTCATCCCGCACGACGACCTCGCCGCCGCGAGCCCCGAGGTGTGGCGGGACATCTTCGACGTCAATGTGCTCGGCGTCTGGCAGACCATCACGGCGGCCGCCCCGCACCTGAAGGCGAGCGGTGCGGGCGCCGTGGTCAACGTGTCGTCGCAGGCGGGCATCCGCCCGAACGGCAGCTCCATCCCGTACGCCGTCTCGAAGGCGGCCGTCAACCACCTGACGCGGCTGCTCGCCAAGACGCTCGGACCGGAGATCCGCGTCAACGCGGTCGCCCCCGGCTTCATCGAGACGCCCTGGTACGAGGGTGTCGAGGGCTTCGCCGAGACCAAGCGGCACGTGGAGAGGGCGGTCCCGCTGAAGCGCACCGGCACCGCCGAGGACGTGGCCGAGGAGATCGTCCACCTGCTCAACGCCTCGTACATCACGGGCGACGTGGTGTTCGTGGACGGCGGCGGCAACCTCGTCTGA
- a CDS encoding PPOX class F420-dependent oxidoreductase, which translates to MTTSSNDSVIPASHADLLTRPLFVHLATKGPNGIPHVNPVWQLWDGEFLRFTTTTDRRKCKNVTADPKVSLSVNDPEQPYRYLEVRGTVERIEPDPSGAFFDVLAKRYGLEYEAPVGDAERRVVLVVRPERTTSQ; encoded by the coding sequence ATGACGACGAGCTCGAACGACTCCGTGATCCCGGCCAGCCACGCCGACCTGCTGACCCGCCCCCTCTTCGTGCACCTCGCCACCAAGGGCCCCAACGGCATCCCGCACGTCAACCCCGTCTGGCAGCTCTGGGACGGCGAGTTCCTGCGCTTCACCACGACCACCGACCGCCGCAAGTGCAAGAACGTGACGGCCGATCCCAAGGTGTCCCTGTCGGTCAACGATCCGGAACAGCCCTACCGCTACCTGGAGGTGCGCGGCACCGTCGAGCGCATTGAGCCCGACCCCTCGGGCGCGTTCTTCGACGTCCTCGCCAAGCGGTACGGCCTGGAGTACGAGGCCCCGGTCGGCGACGCCGAGCGCCGGGTCGTCCTGGTCGTACGCCCGGAGCGCACCACCTCGCAGTGA